In the Streptomyces sp. BHT-5-2 genome, one interval contains:
- a CDS encoding RNA helicase: protein MTEDMSPAERYAAAKIRAAEQATALAPFRELYDFELDPYQIEACQALEAGKGVLVAAPTGSGKTIVGEFAVHLALEQGRKCFYTTPIKALSNQKFQDLVKRYGPEKVGLLTGDNSVNGEAPVVVMTTEVLRNMLYAGSQSLAGLGYVVMDEVHYLSDRFRGAVWEEVIIHLPDSVTLVSLSATVSNAEEFGDWLDTVRGDTSVIVSEHRPVPLWQHVLAGRRIYDLFEERDGAAGGRREVNPDLERLARMENSRPTFGRDKRRGRAMREADRERERRQRARIWTPSRPEVIERLDNEGLLPAITFIFSRAGCEAAVQQCLYSGLRLNDAEAREKVRRIVEARTAGIPDDDLHVLGYFEWLEGLERGIAAHHAGMLPTFKEVVEELFVKGLVKAVFATETLALGINMPARSVVLEKLVKWNGEQHADITPGEYTQLTGRAGRRGIDVEGHAVVLWQRGMNPGALAGLAGTRTYPLRSSFKPSYNMAVNLVSQFGRHRSRELLEMSFAQFQADKSVVGITRQVQRNEEGLSGYREAMVCHLGDFEEYSRLRRELKDRETDLARQGAVQRRSAAAAALEKLRPGDVIHVPTGKYAGLALVLDPGMPSGRTDGHRGMEAHDGPRPLVLTAERQVKRLGSIDFPVPVAALDRMRIPRSFNARSPQSRRDLASALRTKAGHLVPSRHRKPRAEAADDREIARLRKEIRSHPCHGCDEREDHARWAERYHRLLRDTRQLERRIEGRTNTIARTFDRICALLTELDYLEGDTVTDEGRRLARLYGELDLLASECLRDGIWEGLGPAELAACASALVYEARQADDAVAPKLPAGRARDALAEMVRIWGRLDALEEEHRISQAEGVGQREPDLGFAWAAYRWASGAGLDEVLGEADMPAGDFVRWCKQLVDVLGQIAAAAPADGTVARSARKAMDGVLRGVVAYSSVG from the coding sequence ATGACCGAGGACATGTCCCCTGCTGAGCGCTATGCCGCCGCGAAAATCCGCGCGGCGGAGCAGGCCACCGCACTCGCGCCGTTCCGGGAGCTGTACGACTTCGAGCTGGACCCGTACCAGATCGAGGCGTGCCAGGCCCTGGAGGCGGGCAAGGGTGTGCTGGTCGCCGCTCCCACCGGATCCGGCAAGACGATCGTCGGCGAGTTCGCCGTCCACCTGGCCCTGGAGCAGGGCCGAAAATGCTTCTACACCACGCCCATCAAGGCGTTGTCCAACCAGAAGTTCCAGGACCTGGTCAAGCGCTACGGCCCCGAGAAGGTCGGCCTGCTGACCGGCGACAACAGTGTCAACGGCGAGGCCCCGGTGGTCGTGATGACCACCGAGGTCCTGCGGAACATGCTCTATGCCGGCTCGCAGTCGCTGGCCGGCCTGGGCTACGTGGTGATGGACGAGGTGCACTACCTCTCCGACCGGTTCCGCGGTGCCGTCTGGGAAGAGGTGATCATCCACCTCCCGGACTCCGTGACGCTGGTGTCCCTGTCGGCGACGGTCTCCAACGCCGAGGAGTTCGGCGACTGGCTGGACACCGTCCGCGGCGACACCTCAGTGATCGTCTCCGAGCACCGCCCGGTCCCGCTGTGGCAGCACGTGCTCGCCGGCCGCCGGATCTACGACCTCTTCGAGGAGCGGGACGGCGCCGCCGGCGGCCGCCGCGAGGTCAATCCCGACCTGGAGCGGCTGGCGCGGATGGAGAACAGCCGGCCGACGTTCGGCCGGGACAAGCGGCGCGGCCGGGCGATGCGCGAGGCCGATCGCGAGCGGGAGCGGCGGCAGCGCGCCCGGATCTGGACACCGAGCCGGCCCGAGGTGATCGAGCGGTTGGACAACGAAGGGCTGCTGCCGGCGATCACCTTCATCTTCAGCCGGGCCGGTTGCGAGGCGGCCGTCCAGCAGTGCCTGTACTCCGGCCTGCGGCTCAACGACGCGGAGGCCCGCGAGAAGGTCCGTCGGATAGTCGAGGCCCGGACGGCCGGCATCCCGGACGACGACCTGCATGTGCTCGGCTACTTCGAGTGGCTGGAGGGCCTGGAGCGGGGCATCGCGGCGCACCACGCCGGGATGCTGCCGACCTTCAAGGAGGTCGTCGAGGAGCTGTTCGTCAAGGGCCTGGTGAAGGCCGTCTTCGCGACCGAGACGCTGGCGCTGGGCATCAACATGCCGGCGCGGTCGGTGGTGCTGGAGAAGCTCGTCAAGTGGAACGGCGAGCAGCACGCCGACATCACCCCCGGCGAGTACACCCAGCTGACCGGCCGGGCCGGGCGGCGCGGGATCGACGTCGAGGGCCATGCGGTGGTGCTGTGGCAGCGCGGGATGAACCCGGGCGCGCTGGCCGGCCTCGCCGGGACCCGTACCTATCCGCTGCGCTCCTCCTTCAAGCCGTCGTACAACATGGCCGTCAACCTCGTCTCGCAGTTCGGGCGGCACCGTTCGCGGGAGCTGCTGGAGATGTCGTTCGCGCAGTTCCAGGCCGACAAGTCGGTGGTCGGCATCACCCGCCAGGTGCAGCGCAACGAGGAGGGCCTGAGCGGCTACCGCGAGGCGATGGTCTGCCACCTCGGCGACTTCGAGGAATACTCCCGGCTGCGGCGGGAGTTGAAGGACCGTGAGACCGATCTCGCCCGGCAGGGCGCGGTCCAGCGGCGGTCGGCGGCCGCGGCGGCGCTGGAGAAGCTCCGGCCGGGCGACGTCATCCATGTGCCGACGGGGAAGTACGCCGGGCTGGCGCTGGTGCTCGATCCCGGCATGCCCTCCGGGCGGACCGACGGCCACCGTGGCATGGAGGCCCATGACGGCCCGCGGCCGCTGGTGCTCACCGCCGAGCGGCAGGTCAAGCGGCTCGGTTCGATCGACTTCCCGGTGCCGGTGGCGGCCCTGGACCGGATGCGCATCCCGCGTTCGTTCAACGCCCGCAGCCCGCAGTCGCGCCGTGATCTGGCGTCCGCGCTGCGCACCAAGGCCGGCCATCTGGTGCCCTCGCGGCACCGCAAGCCCCGTGCGGAGGCGGCCGACGACCGCGAGATCGCCCGGCTGCGCAAGGAGATCCGCTCCCACCCCTGCCATGGGTGCGACGAGCGGGAGGACCACGCCCGCTGGGCGGAGCGCTACCACCGGCTGCTGCGGGACACCCGCCAGCTGGAGCGCCGGATCGAGGGCCGGACGAACACCATCGCGCGCACCTTCGACCGGATCTGCGCGCTGCTGACGGAGCTGGACTACCTCGAAGGCGACACCGTCACCGACGAGGGCCGCCGACTGGCCCGGCTCTACGGCGAGTTGGACCTGCTGGCCAGCGAGTGCCTGCGGGACGGCATCTGGGAGGGCCTCGGCCCCGCCGAGTTGGCGGCCTGCGCCTCGGCGCTGGTCTACGAGGCGCGGCAGGCGGACGACGCGGTGGCGCCCAAGCTGCCGGCCGGCCGGGCGCGGGACGCCCTCGCGGAGATGGTGCGCATCTGGGGCCGGCTGGACGCCCTGGAGGAGGAGCACCGGATCAGCCAGGCCGAGGGCGTCGGCCAGCGCGAGCCCGATCTGGGCTTCGCCTGGGCCGCGTACCGCTGGGCCTCCGGCGCCGGCCTCGACGAGGTGCTGGGCGAGGCGGACATGCCGGCCGGCGACTTCGTCCGCTGGTGCAAGCAACTGGTCGACGTCCTCGGGCAGATCGCCGCGGCGGCACCGGCCGACGGCACGGTGGCCCGGTCCGCCCGCAAGGCGATGGACGGCGTGCTGCGCGGGGTCGTGGCGTACTCGTCGGTGGGGTGA
- the tatC gene encoding twin-arginine translocase subunit TatC, translating to MLKSARNQQKDPEGRMPLAAHLRELRNRLLKSVLAILVVTAVAMWKYEPIAHFITGPTIAAVGCPEGGGHPHPCAQIVANGFIAPFTIMLKLSLTVGLVAASPLWLYQLWAFLAPGLHRHEKKYALGFVGAGVPLFLGGAYLAYAVLPTTAGALVGLTPSDWSNLFPADDFFDIVTRMVLVFGFSFELPLLLVLLNLGGVLTGKRVLSWWRFMVMGITIFAAVATPTGDPLTMSLLAAPIVLLYFGAVGICLFNDRRRQRANPDRALADDEASELDLTPSEVDAIEPVAPSRMLPEQSGGEGAEGGRRGYDDVT from the coding sequence TTGCTCAAGTCTGCCCGCAATCAGCAGAAGGACCCCGAGGGGCGGATGCCCCTCGCGGCGCATCTGCGTGAGCTGCGCAACCGGCTGCTGAAATCGGTATTGGCGATCCTCGTGGTCACGGCCGTCGCCATGTGGAAGTACGAGCCGATCGCGCACTTCATCACGGGGCCGACCATCGCGGCCGTCGGCTGCCCGGAGGGCGGCGGGCATCCCCACCCCTGCGCGCAGATCGTCGCGAACGGCTTCATCGCGCCGTTCACCATCATGCTCAAGCTGTCGCTGACGGTGGGCCTGGTCGCCGCCAGCCCGCTGTGGCTCTACCAGCTCTGGGCGTTCCTCGCGCCCGGTCTGCACCGGCACGAGAAGAAGTACGCGCTGGGCTTCGTGGGCGCCGGCGTGCCGCTCTTCCTCGGCGGTGCCTACCTCGCCTACGCGGTGCTGCCGACCACCGCCGGTGCCCTGGTGGGGCTGACTCCCAGCGACTGGTCCAACCTCTTCCCGGCCGACGACTTCTTCGACATCGTCACGCGCATGGTGCTGGTCTTCGGCTTCTCCTTCGAGCTGCCGCTGCTCCTGGTGCTGCTGAATCTCGGCGGTGTGCTCACCGGCAAGCGGGTGCTGAGCTGGTGGCGGTTCATGGTCATGGGGATCACGATCTTCGCGGCGGTGGCCACCCCGACCGGTGACCCGCTGACCATGTCGCTGCTGGCCGCGCCGATCGTGCTGCTGTACTTCGGCGCCGTGGGCATCTGTCTCTTCAACGACCGCCGGCGCCAGCGTGCCAACCCCGACCGGGCGCTGGCCGACGACGAGGCGTCCGAGCTCGACCTGACCCCGTCCGAGGTCGACGCGATCGAGCCGGTCGCGCCGAGCCGGATGCTGCCGGAGCAGTCCGGCGGGGAGGGCGCCGAGGGCGGCCGCCGCGGTTACGACGACGTCACATGA
- a CDS encoding LLM class flavin-dependent oxidoreductase has product MPVEFLGIAATHDGSEVTPRSGASFEADYTRRLARAHEDHGWDRVLFAYGSGSPDPSPAAAYVAAHTERLQLLVAHRPNVSYPTFAAKTFATLDRISDGRLAVHFITGGNDHEQRREGDTLTKDERYARTREYIQIVKKVWTRHEPFDHEGAHYAFQDFVSDTFPLQQPHPLVSFGGSSPAAYTAGGAEADIYCLWGEPLAQTAEQIASVRAAAAAAGRTDVPRIQVAFRPIIAPTEELAWEKAHHTLARIRARKAGGTLSRRHPLTQPQNAGSQRLLAVAAQSERHDRALWTPTAAETGGAGNSTALVGTPETVAQALLDYYDLGVTILSARGYDLLDDAIDFGRQVIPLVREEVAKRDAERTAGSDAERHTENGTDRAAARAAS; this is encoded by the coding sequence ATGCCTGTCGAGTTCCTCGGCATAGCCGCCACCCATGACGGTTCCGAAGTCACCCCCCGCTCCGGCGCCTCCTTCGAGGCGGACTACACCCGCCGACTCGCCCGCGCCCACGAGGACCACGGCTGGGACCGGGTCCTGTTCGCCTACGGCTCCGGCTCCCCCGATCCCTCCCCGGCCGCCGCCTACGTCGCCGCCCACACCGAGCGGCTCCAACTCCTGGTGGCACACCGCCCCAACGTCTCCTACCCGACGTTCGCCGCCAAGACCTTCGCCACGCTGGACCGGATCAGCGACGGCCGGCTCGCGGTGCACTTCATCACCGGCGGCAACGACCACGAGCAGCGCCGCGAGGGCGACACCCTCACCAAGGACGAGCGCTACGCCCGCACCCGCGAGTACATCCAGATCGTCAAGAAGGTCTGGACGCGCCACGAGCCCTTCGACCACGAGGGCGCGCACTACGCCTTCCAGGACTTCGTCTCCGACACCTTCCCCCTCCAGCAGCCGCACCCACTGGTGTCGTTCGGCGGCTCGTCGCCGGCGGCGTACACGGCGGGCGGCGCCGAGGCGGACATCTACTGCCTGTGGGGCGAGCCGCTGGCGCAGACCGCCGAGCAGATCGCCTCGGTCAGGGCGGCGGCCGCGGCGGCCGGCCGCACCGACGTGCCCAGGATCCAGGTCGCCTTCCGGCCGATCATCGCGCCCACCGAGGAGCTGGCCTGGGAGAAGGCGCACCACACCCTGGCCCGGATCAGGGCCCGCAAGGCGGGCGGCACGCTCAGCCGCCGACACCCGCTGACACAACCTCAGAATGCTGGCTCGCAGCGGCTGTTGGCGGTGGCGGCGCAGAGCGAACGGCACGACCGCGCGCTGTGGACGCCGACCGCCGCGGAGACCGGCGGCGCCGGCAACTCCACCGCCCTGGTCGGCACGCCGGAGACCGTCGCCCAGGCGCTGCTGGACTACTACGACCTTGGTGTGACCATCCTCTCCGCGCGCGGCTACGACCTGCTCGACGACGCCATCGACTTCGGCCGGCAGGTCATCCCGCTCGTCCGCGAGGAGGTCGCCAAGCGCGACGCCGAGCGTACTGCCGGGTCCGATGCCGAGCGGCACACCGAGAACGGCACCGACCGGGCGGCGGCCCGCGCGGCGTCCTGA
- the tatA gene encoding Sec-independent protein translocase subunit TatA, whose product MLANLRLPEILLIIAVIFLLFGAKKLPDMARSLGKSARILKSEAKAMKKESEAERAADGGAAQAPADAAQQAPRTIQAAPGDVASSRPVAEPNRTTQS is encoded by the coding sequence TTCTGCTGATCATCGCCGTGATCTTTCTGCTGTTCGGCGCGAAGAAGCTTCCGGACATGGCGCGTTCGCTCGGCAAGTCGGCTCGCATCCTCAAGAGCGAGGCCAAGGCGATGAAGAAGGAGAGCGAGGCGGAGCGTGCGGCCGACGGCGGCGCGGCGCAGGCTCCTGCCGACGCCGCCCAGCAGGCGCCTCGTACGATTCAGGCTGCGCCCGGTGACGTGGCCAGCTCGCGCCCCGTGGCCGAGCCGAACCGCACCACCCAGAGCTGA
- a CDS encoding siderophore-interacting protein translates to MAAERPARSTPTLHRARVRRTERLTPHMMRVVLGGEGLAAFDTGPYTDHYVKLVFPLPHIGYPEPFDMGRIRAELPRDQWPRTRTYTVRAWDPEARELTVDFVVHGDTGLAGPWALAARPGDEIMFLGPGGAYAPDPTADWHLLAGDESALPALAAALERMPADAVVHAFIEVAGPEERQELTVPPGAQITWLYRDTAPVGRELVAAVRALDFPAGRVHAFVHGEAGFVKELRRLLRIEHAVPREALSISGYWRTGHDEDGWQAGKRAWNQQVEAEQEPATAA, encoded by the coding sequence GTGGCAGCAGAGCGACCGGCCCGCAGCACGCCCACACTGCACCGCGCCCGGGTGCGGCGCACCGAGCGTCTCACCCCGCACATGATGCGCGTCGTCCTGGGCGGCGAGGGACTGGCCGCGTTCGACACCGGCCCGTACACCGACCACTACGTCAAACTCGTCTTCCCGCTGCCGCACATCGGCTACCCCGAGCCGTTCGACATGGGGCGCATCCGGGCCGAGCTGCCGCGCGACCAGTGGCCCCGGACCCGCACCTACACCGTGCGCGCCTGGGACCCCGAGGCGCGCGAGCTGACCGTGGACTTCGTCGTGCACGGCGACACCGGGCTGGCCGGGCCGTGGGCGCTGGCCGCGCGGCCGGGCGACGAGATCATGTTCCTCGGCCCCGGCGGCGCCTACGCCCCGGACCCGACGGCCGACTGGCACCTGCTCGCCGGCGACGAGAGTGCCCTGCCGGCCCTCGCCGCCGCACTGGAGCGGATGCCGGCGGACGCCGTGGTGCACGCCTTCATCGAGGTCGCCGGCCCCGAGGAGCGGCAGGAGCTGACCGTGCCGCCCGGCGCGCAGATCACCTGGCTGTACCGCGACACCGCCCCGGTCGGCCGCGAACTGGTCGCCGCCGTACGGGCGTTGGACTTCCCCGCCGGCCGCGTCCACGCCTTCGTGCACGGCGAGGCGGGCTTCGTCAAGGAGCTGCGCCGGCTGCTCCGGATCGAGCACGCCGTCCCCCGCGAGGCACTGTCGATCTCCGGCTACTGGCGCACCGGCCACGACGAGGACGGCTGGCAGGCCGGCAAGCGCGCCTGGAACCAGCAGGTCGAGGCCGAACAGGAGCCCGCGACGGCCGCCTGA